GTCCGTACCCACCTAACTAGCAGAAGAGCGACGGCGACGGCGGCGACGGGTATCGGTAGTGGTACTTTTCTCCGTTTCTTCGTTGCTACTCGTCTTGGTGGGTTTCTCCTCCGAACGCGACCCCTCACTGCTGCCCGACTCTGCCGTTGCTGGTGTGGGGCGAGATTCGCTGGATCCCGTATGGAGGGGTTCTGCAGAGGGCTGCTGCTGGAACTCCTCCCCACTAGAAACCGGAGCAGCCGTCGCTTCCTCAGATTCCGCCTCTGACGAAGCAGGGACGTTCGACCAATCGTTCCACGCCTCCGACCAGCTTGCTTCACCCTGGTCTTCACCTGGGGTCTTCACCGTAACCACCGCATTCTTGGGATTCTTCACCGGTCGGTCTGCCAGAATCAAAGGCGAAATCCCCATCATGGCATACACCTGCTGCTGTTCCGGGGTCATTTCCACCGTCACCTGTTCTGGTAGTTCGCTCTTGGAATCGCGGGACTTGCGGCGAAAATCTCCCCGCGAAGAAGGAGAAGGCGTTGGCATGCCCTTATCCGAACGGGTATCCGGGCGAGTGCGGGAACTGTAAGCTTCTTCTTTGGGTTCCTTCGACTCCTTCGATTCCTTCGGTTCTTTAAAGTCTTTCGTTTCTTTTGCCTCTTTCGGCGAAGTATCGACACTGGGAGCACTATCCGCCACAATTTCCTTTTCTTTACTTGGCATGGGCGGCGCAGGAGCTTGGGAAGTATCCGGTGCTTCCGTTTCCTCCTCGCGACCGAAGGCATCATCCCGACGACGGCGGCGACGGCGACTGCTGCTGCCCACTTCCTGATAGTTGGGATGGTTGAGCAGTTCTAACTCCTGCCATTCGCTGCCTGCTTCCACACTGGCTCGGTCTTCAATGGTCGGCAACGGCTCTTCCGGTTGCGTCGCTGGGGTGGGTTCCACCGCTGGCGTATCCCCTTCCCCAGGCAGGCGGACCAAATGTCCCAAACCGCCGCAGGTAGGACAGGTATGCCCAAACAACTCGTAAATATTTTTGCCCTGGCGTTTGCGGGTAAGTTCCACCAATCCCAACTCCGATAGCTGCACGATTTGGGGTTTGGCTTTATCGGCTTTCAAAGCATTGTTAAACTGCTCCAACACTTGCATCTGGTCCCGTCGCGAGTCCATATCGATAAAGTCCACCACGATCACCCCAGCCATGTTTCGCAAACGCAACTGGCGAGCAATTTCTGTGGCCGCTTCGCAGTTGGTCCACAAAACGGTTTCCCGGGCGGTTGCCGACCGGGTAAAGGAACCGGAGTTCACGTCGATCACCGTCAGTGCCTCGGTGGGTTCGATGACCAAATATCCCCCCGAGGGTAGTTCTACCCTGGGTTTGAGAGCTTCGCGGATGGTGGCATTCACTCGGAAATATTCCAAAACCGGGGTGCGCTCTCGATGCTGGTCGATGGATACACCCCGGGGAGATTTGCCGCGGTTCCAGTTCACCAGATGCTGTTTGACCCGTTTGTAACCGCTGGCAGAATCTACCACGATGCGGTTGACGTCGGTACTGTACATTTCCCGCAGAACCCGCTGGATAAAGTCGTCGTCGCGGCTGAGCAACGCCGGGGCTTTGACGGTCTGGGTTTCCTGTTGGATGTTTTCCCACTGTTTTTGCAGAATTTCTAAATCTTCTAGAATGGCTTCTTCGGGCATGCCTTCTGCTTCCGTACGTACCAACATGCCCATGCCAGCGGGTTTGCTTAAAATTGCTAGAGCGCGCAGGCGACTGCGTTCGGCACTTTGGCGAATCCGACGGGAAAGGTTAACGCCCCGACCGTAGGGCATTAACACTAAATAGCGACCGGGAAGGGTAATGTTGCCTGTCAGCCGTGGTCCTTTGGTTCCCGTGGGCTCTTTCATGATTTGCACGAGGGCTTTTTGTTGCGGTGCCAGCAATTCGGTAATGGCACCGGAAGAGCGTTTGAGTCGCAAAGGACCTAGGTCGCTAACGTGGATAAATCCGTTTCTCTCTGGGTCTCCAATATTGACGAAAGCAGCGTCAATTCCGGGCAATACGTTTTCGACAATTCCCAGATAAATGTCACCAACCTGGTGCGTTCCTGTAGCAACGACGAGTTCTTGTACCCTATCTGCTTCAAAAACCGCGGCTATGCGGTGCTGTTCGGCAATAATTATTTGTTTTGGCATTCAATTCCCTCAAAACGTAACGAAACGAATACTTCGCTCGCGACCCCTTTTCTACGGGGAAACTATTTCGCGAACGCTACGGACAAATGCTTTTTTTGGTAATTTTAGTTGCTGGATGTGGGTTCGCGAAGCGAGTTCTCAAGGAACGAATCGCGGAAAATGGGGCAAGGGAAGTATAAAAATTTCTGATGTGACAAGGACTTTAGAGGTGGCTATCTGGTTTGCCTTTGGCCATGGATAGACGCTCCCGACTCAGAACAGTTTGCCCACAATGGGTGGGACAAGCAGCTACGGTGTAAGGGTCTGGGAGGGCGCGATCGCTCGGAATTTTCCGTGGTTTGCTAGCCATATCCGCCGCACGAACAATTGCGTTTCCAGGCAGTAGGTTGGCTGGCGTTGGCGTTTGAAAAATCGCTGCCAGGTCCAATCAAGGATGTACTGTTTGGTGTGCAGACCCGCAAAAAAATCCCGATAGAAATTCCTCAAAATTTCCCAAAATTGCTAGATGCAAGGAACGAAGAAAAAATGGAACTCAGCTGGCAGGTTCTGAGTGTGGTGGGGGCCGAAGAAATTTTCTCTTCCTATCTGGCATAGATGGGGACAGCAATCCCTTCTCGATGCAACCAATACTGCCTTATTTGGGGAAAACCAGTTGACCTGGCGCACCCTAACCTTGGCGAAAAGAGCTTGGAGCAACCACCAATGGGTTGGTTGTTTTTCCAGGAACAATGGTCCTTTGGGCACCGGTTGCAGACCATTGCTGCCTTGGAGGAGAGAACGAGAGAGCTTACTTGGGGCGATTGGACCCTTTCTGGATCCAACAGCCGCATATTTTTGGGCGAAGATACCTAGAAAATGTTGGTTCTAGCTGCCATCCACCGCGTCAACCTCCTGTGCCCAAGTTTTCAAAGGTGGACAGCTGGCTAGCGCTATGCCAGGAGCTTTTTCCTACGCCCAGTACTTGCCATAGAATGGATGCGGCTGGTAGGGAGTGGCTGGCTGCGACCCAGGTGCGGACGCCATCGCTGGGGAAGGGGGAGCGCCACCTCCGCCGCGTCCATTGGGTCGGTTGTTGTCCGCTGTTCGGGCAACTTCCCCAGCGTTTCGACGCTTTTTTTACCATGCTACTCGGATTGTCCGTGCCATTCCCCTTGCAAAACCTTGGCATCGGGCTGCCGTGCTTTGGCGAAAGGGCTAGCTCCGGTCGTATGTTTTCCTGCTAGCTGGCAACCAGAGCCAACTTCTGATTGCCGGTAACGCCCAACTTTCCTTTTCAGACCAATTCAAAGGGCGAGAAAAGCTGGGCGATCGCTCTACAGGGCATTATACCCCGAGGCGTTTTCTTAGCAAAGCGGCAGTGGTTTGTTGCCGGTGACGTAGTTGGGGGGAGATGTGGCGGGTTCGTTGGCTGCCAGAATCACTTGCTGGCGGTGGGTGTGCTGCAATCGCACTTCTTGTTGGCTTACTTGTTCCAACATCATGACCAAGTGTTCCGGACGCAGCATGTTGCCGTCGTTACGGCAGCTGCCTACATATCGCAGGGTGGCGGTTGGTGGGTTTTCGGCGGGCGCGGTGTCCAGCAGCTCTAATTCAAACAAGCGATCGCGCAGGTTAATCCATTTGGTTTTCCCAGATTTGGTGGTTTTCTGCCACCAGAGTTCGCTGCTGTTGTTAATGGCCGCCACCCACTGCTGCCATGAGGCTGCGGTATTTTCCCCAGCTGCTACGACAAGGCGATATTCCGCCTTCTCGGTAAGTTGGGTTGCTGAAGGCGCATCCAGGGGAACTTCGCGCGCCGCATATAAGGGCAGGTTCTCAGGCAGTTCTTGCTGCAGCTGCTTTAAAAATGCCTCCGGTGCCATGGGTTGGGTCAGTTCAAAATCCAGCACTTCGCCGCTGCCAGTAGCTCCCAACGAGAGGGCTTGGGCAGGGGAAATCCGCGGACCGGGATGGTAGCCACCGGTGAAACTAATAGGCAGTGCCGCCCGACGCACGGCACGGTCGAATAATCGCATCAGGTCCAAGTGACCGATTAACGCCATATTGTCGTATTTACCAAACCAAACCCGCAGCCGCATGGCTTTTTCCTGGCTAGGTTTTTGGTGGCCGGCAAATTTGGGAATCGGCGGGGCTGGGGCCACAACGTTGTGACCGAATTCGGGGGTACAAACGCCGCAGTGGGAGCAAGCGTCGAAGGAACAGTCGGGCACGGTCACCGCTTCGAGTGCCCGTTGCAGGTCCTCTTGCAACCATTTTTTATCAATGCCGGTGTTGATGTGGTCCCAGGGCAGGGGAATTTCATGCAGCTGCTTGTTTTCGCGGGAGGTTTGACTGTCAAATACGTTCCACTCGCCGTTTTCTACCTGGCGATATTTCCAGCTCAAACCAGCTTCTTCAATGGCTTGGGTCCAAGCGTGGAAGGCTTGGTCTAAATTTTCCCACCAGGCATCCATGCCAGCACCGAGTTCCCATGCCCGGCGAACCACAGAAGACAAACGGCGATCGCCCCTGCCGACAAAGTCTTCCATGGCGGAAATGCGCACGTCGGTGAAGTTGGCTTTCACCGCTTTCATGTGGCGAAATTCCTGACGCAGCATCTCTTGCTTGCGTTCAAATTCTGCGGTGGAAACGGAGTGCCATTGAAATGGCGTGTGGGGTTTGGGGGTAAAGTTGGAAATGGTAATGTTAAATTGCAGTCGCTTGCGGTTGGGCAAGCGGCATTCCCGTTGCAGCCAGCGCACGGTTTCGGCAATGCCCATTACGTCGGCATCGGTTTCCCCGGGCAAGCCAATCATAAAGTAGAGCTTGACTTTTTCCCAGCCTTGCCGTACCGCTTCTTTGATACCGTTGAGGAGGTCTTCGTTGGCAATTCCCTTGTTGACGATATCGCGCATGCGTTGCGTACCAGCTTCGGGGGCAAATGTCAAGCCCGTTTTGCGGGTGCCGCCGATGGTATTGGCAATGTTCTCATCGAAGCGATCGATGCGTTGGCTGGGTAAGGATAGGGAAATATTTTCCCCCTGAAGGCGATTGTGAATTTCCGTTCCCACCGCCGGCAGGGATAGATAGTCGGAACAGCTCAGTGATAGTAGGGAAAATTCGTTGTAGCCAGTTGCCCGCATGCCTTTTTCCACCGTTTCTACTACTTTTTCCGGCTCTACATCTCGGGCTGGGCGGGTGAGCATGCCGGGCTGGCAGAAACGGCACCCACGGGTGCAACCGCGCCGAATTTCAACGGTTAGGCGGTCGTGTACGGTTTGCACGTAGGGAACCAAACTAATGGCGTAGCTGGGCATGGGGGCGGCGTTGCGGCGTATGGGGCGTGCGGGTACATCCGAGCGATTGGGATGAACGGCACCATCTTCGGCCATGTCGTAGAATTTCGGTACGTAGACGCCGGGAACTTGAGCTAGCTCCAGCAGGGTTTCCGCACGCGACCAACCAGCGGCTTTGGCTTCTTCCATCACCAGACCAATTTCTGGCAGCAGCTCTTCGCCGTCGCCTAGGGCAATGAAGTCCAAAAATTCGGCGTAGGGTTCGGGATTGGAGGTGGCGGTTTGACCGCCGGCAAAAACCAGAGGGTATTCTTCCCTGGCTTCCCGTTCTTTCCAGGTTAGGGGAATGTGCGCAAGTTCCAACATTTCCAGGATGTTGGTAGCCCCCAGTTCGTAGCTTAGGTTGAAGCCGACAATGTCAAAGTCTCGTACGGCTTGCTTGGATTCTAAGGCGAATAGGGGGATGTTTTGCGATCGCAGTTTTTCGATCATGTCCCTACCGGGCAGGTAGGCGCGATCGCACATCTGGCGCGGTTGGGCGTTTAAAATGCTGTACAGCATGACGTGCCCAACGTTGGAAGCGCCCAGTTCGTAAATTTCTGGGTAGGAAAGTACCCAGTGGACGTTGGTGCTTTGCCAAGGTTTGTGGAAGGCACCACGTTCGTTGCCCAGATAGCGGGCAGGTTGGGCGATTTCCGGTGTCAGTAGTTGTTTAATTGCGACTGTCACGGCAAAACTCGGTTAAAATCCTCTATCAATCCCTTATTTAAAACTCGCTTTGGCAAGTCCTACCCACCTACCCCACCCACGTTTCAGTGGGGAAACTTCCCATTTGGTCGTCAGTAGCGAACCCGATTTGCGGCCAGTGAAGTAGGGGATAGTACGTTGCGATCTTAACAGCTTTCTTCCTTTTGTGTGAATGACAACTGTTCCCTTGGGACCATCGCCCAGGTGGCTAACCGCTGCACGGGCTGGCGGTGCCATTTTTCTATGCTCCCACGCCCAAATACCACTATAGCAGCGATCGACATCACCACGTGCAAGCAACCGCGATCGCAGAATTTCTTCACCAATCGCTAGAGCATAGTAATATCGATTTCAATATATCCAACCATGCAAGCTACTGCTGCTATTCGACGATTGGTAGAAACAGCGCTGCACATTAAGCAGCTTACCCCAGAAATTGAGGAAAGGATCAACTACGAATTAACCCGTAGCGGATACATTTCTGATATCGACTACGAGGCTTTGGAACTTTTAATGGAGGAAATGGATGCCGGGCGTATTAAGTTGGTTCCTAGCCGCTAGGAATCCCAAGGCAAGCGATCGGTTTGCAATTGTTAGCTCTACTTATTCCTTCAATTCAAAAAAATAAGTCGGAGGATTATTATAGCATACCTGTCAATAAATTCCGGGAAAAAACAATTTCGCCTGGGGCACATATAGGGTAAACTGGCGATCGCAAAGCGTTTCTAGAAGACAACACAACGCTTGCCATGCGTGTCTCTCCCATCAAGCCAGAATGGACATTCAGTTTGCCAAACGTTTGGAAAAAATTCCGCCCTATTTATTTGCCCATCTCAATCGCAAAAAAAACGAATTAATCCAACAAGGCGTTGATATTATCAATATAGGAGTAGGAGATCCCGATCGCTGTCCGCCTTCCCCAATTTTAGAAGCGATCCATACAGCCGTTGACCGCACCGACACCCACAATTACCCCCCCTACAACGGCACCGCAGAGTTTCGGGGAGCTGCCGCTGCTTGGATGGCGCGTCGTTTTGGCGTCACCCTCGACCCACAAACGGAACTGCTAGCCTCCCTCGGGTCAAAGGAAGCCATTCATAACACCTTTTTGGCTTTTGTAGACCCAGGAGATTTCACGCTCCTGCCAGACCCCGGCTATCCTGTTTACCGCACATCCACAATTTTTGCTGGTGGCGAAGCCTTTTTCCTCCCCTTGCTGCCAGAGAAGGGATTTCTACCAGAGCTGCAAGCCATTCCCGAAACCGTTGCCCAGCAAGCCAAACTCCTGTGGGTCAACTATCCCAACAATCCCACCGGTGCGATCGCTTCTTTAGATTTTTTCACAGAACTGGTAAACTTTTGCCGGCACTACAATATTTTGCTGTGCCACGACCACGCCTACTCGGAGATGGCTTACGACGGCTACCAACCTCCCAGCATTTTAGAAATTCCCCACGCCAAAGAAATCGCTGTAGAATTCCATAGCCTCTCCAAAACCTATAACATGACCGGCTGGCGAATCGGGTTCGTTGCCGGCAACGCCACCGCCATTCGCGGCATCAGCCAAGTCAAAACCAACGTCGATTCCGGCGTTTTCAAAGCCATCCAGGAAGCTGCCACCGCTGCCTTGTCCACCTCACCCTTGCCGCAACTGCAAAATACTTTACAAACCTACCAAAAAAGACGCGATATCCTCATAGAAGGACTGCGATCGCTGGGATGGCAGCTAGAGCCCCCCAAAGCCACCCTCTATGTTTGGACGCCAGTGCCCGCCGGCTATACCTCCATAGAATTTTCCAATATGATGCTAGAAAAATGCGGCATTTTGGTCCCGCCAGGCAGCGGTTACGGCAACTACGGCGAAGGCTTTTTCCGTATTTCCCTCACTGCGCCCACTTCTCGGCTGACTGAAGCTATCCAGCGGATGGAGGAGGCTGGAGTTTACTATCAGTAGATTTTGAAAAGAGGGAGATCCTTGCCAGCCATAAGCCAAACCTGCAAAATTTTTTAGACGATAATGGCTACCAACATGGAACCGATATTGGCGTTGCTATAAATGATTTTAGAAATTTCTAAGTTTCCGTAGCGTCAAGAGAACCCAAACCCATTGGCAGGGGGGGCGGTGGTGCTGCCCTCTTTTGAGACGGATAACCCAATCTCTTATCTTGGTAGAAGTTGAGGGCAACAACCTGACGACGTAACCTTACCAGCCGCTACGTCCCCAAACCACAAGGGCAATCGAGAAGGTGAACATGGCTAGCAAAGCAGCCCAGCCAATACTCAGAATATCCATACAATTCCTCGCAAATAAAACAATGAAACGGCTACAGGATATCTATCAGAAATAATTGTAATGCAAAGAGGGGGAAGCTGTGAAATTCGGATCTGAGTTGGATGCCATGCAAAGATGGGAATCTTTCAAAGCAGGTGCGATCGCTGCTACGGTTGTATTGGTCTTTTTCAGTTTGTTTGCCCTGGGACATCAGTGGCTGTGGCATCGCTTTTCCTGGGATTGGCAGCT
Above is a window of Geitlerinema sp. PCC 9228 DNA encoding:
- a CDS encoding Rne/Rng family ribonuclease, with protein sequence MPKQIIIAEQHRIAAVFEADRVQELVVATGTHQVGDIYLGIVENVLPGIDAAFVNIGDPERNGFIHVSDLGPLRLKRSSGAITELLAPQQKALVQIMKEPTGTKGPRLTGNITLPGRYLVLMPYGRGVNLSRRIRQSAERSRLRALAILSKPAGMGMLVRTEAEGMPEEAILEDLEILQKQWENIQQETQTVKAPALLSRDDDFIQRVLREMYSTDVNRIVVDSASGYKRVKQHLVNWNRGKSPRGVSIDQHRERTPVLEYFRVNATIREALKPRVELPSGGYLVIEPTEALTVIDVNSGSFTRSATARETVLWTNCEAATEIARQLRLRNMAGVIVVDFIDMDSRRDQMQVLEQFNNALKADKAKPQIVQLSELGLVELTRKRQGKNIYELFGHTCPTCGGLGHLVRLPGEGDTPAVEPTPATQPEEPLPTIEDRASVEAGSEWQELELLNHPNYQEVGSSSRRRRRRRDDAFGREEETEAPDTSQAPAPPMPSKEKEIVADSAPSVDTSPKEAKETKDFKEPKESKESKEPKEEAYSSRTRPDTRSDKGMPTPSPSSRGDFRRKSRDSKSELPEQVTVEMTPEQQQVYAMMGISPLILADRPVKNPKNAVVTVKTPGEDQGEASWSEAWNDWSNVPASSEAESEEATAAPVSSGEEFQQQPSAEPLHTGSSESRPTPATAESGSSEGSRSEEKPTKTSSNEETEKSTTTDTRRRRRRRSSAS
- a CDS encoding TIGR03960 family B12-binding radical SAM protein produces the protein MTVAIKQLLTPEIAQPARYLGNERGAFHKPWQSTNVHWVLSYPEIYELGASNVGHVMLYSILNAQPRQMCDRAYLPGRDMIEKLRSQNIPLFALESKQAVRDFDIVGFNLSYELGATNILEMLELAHIPLTWKEREAREEYPLVFAGGQTATSNPEPYAEFLDFIALGDGEELLPEIGLVMEEAKAAGWSRAETLLELAQVPGVYVPKFYDMAEDGAVHPNRSDVPARPIRRNAAPMPSYAISLVPYVQTVHDRLTVEIRRGCTRGCRFCQPGMLTRPARDVEPEKVVETVEKGMRATGYNEFSLLSLSCSDYLSLPAVGTEIHNRLQGENISLSLPSQRIDRFDENIANTIGGTRKTGLTFAPEAGTQRMRDIVNKGIANEDLLNGIKEAVRQGWEKVKLYFMIGLPGETDADVMGIAETVRWLQRECRLPNRKRLQFNITISNFTPKPHTPFQWHSVSTAEFERKQEMLRQEFRHMKAVKANFTDVRISAMEDFVGRGDRRLSSVVRRAWELGAGMDAWWENLDQAFHAWTQAIEEAGLSWKYRQVENGEWNVFDSQTSRENKQLHEIPLPWDHINTGIDKKWLQEDLQRALEAVTVPDCSFDACSHCGVCTPEFGHNVVAPAPPIPKFAGHQKPSQEKAMRLRVWFGKYDNMALIGHLDLMRLFDRAVRRAALPISFTGGYHPGPRISPAQALSLGATGSGEVLDFELTQPMAPEAFLKQLQQELPENLPLYAAREVPLDAPSATQLTEKAEYRLVVAAGENTAASWQQWVAAINNSSELWWQKTTKSGKTKWINLRDRLFELELLDTAPAENPPTATLRYVGSCRNDGNMLRPEHLVMMLEQVSQQEVRLQHTHRQQVILAANEPATSPPNYVTGNKPLPLC
- a CDS encoding LL-diaminopimelate aminotransferase, which produces MQFAKRLEKIPPYLFAHLNRKKNELIQQGVDIINIGVGDPDRCPPSPILEAIHTAVDRTDTHNYPPYNGTAEFRGAAAAWMARRFGVTLDPQTELLASLGSKEAIHNTFLAFVDPGDFTLLPDPGYPVYRTSTIFAGGEAFFLPLLPEKGFLPELQAIPETVAQQAKLLWVNYPNNPTGAIASLDFFTELVNFCRHYNILLCHDHAYSEMAYDGYQPPSILEIPHAKEIAVEFHSLSKTYNMTGWRIGFVAGNATAIRGISQVKTNVDSGVFKAIQEAATAALSTSPLPQLQNTLQTYQKRRDILIEGLRSLGWQLEPPKATLYVWTPVPAGYTSIEFSNMMLEKCGILVPPGSGYGNYGEGFFRISLTAPTSRLTEAIQRMEEAGVYYQ
- a CDS encoding cytochrome b6-f complex subunit PetN: MDILSIGWAALLAMFTFSIALVVWGRSGW